The Congregibacter litoralis KT71 genome contains a region encoding:
- a CDS encoding Trm112 family protein, which translates to MLDKKLLSILVCPVSKAPLEYHEASEELFCKASGLAYPVRDGIPVMLEEEARQLTADEKLG; encoded by the coding sequence GTGCTCGACAAGAAGCTTTTAAGCATTCTGGTGTGTCCCGTGAGCAAGGCTCCCCTGGAGTATCACGAGGCAAGCGAGGAGCTGTTCTGTAAAGCCAGCGGCCTGGCCTATCCCGTGCGTGATGGCATACCTGTCATGCTCGAAGAAGAAGCTCGGCAACTCACCGCTGACGAAAAACTCGGCTGA
- a CDS encoding histidine triad nucleotide-binding protein, giving the protein MADSIFTKIINGEIPAEKIYEDEHCIAINDISPQAPVHVLLIPKKAIEKLSDAEDGDQALLGHLMLAAGRVARQLGVADAFRLIINNGEGAGMTVHHLHMHIIAGGTLSEGKMVG; this is encoded by the coding sequence ATGGCGGACAGTATTTTTACAAAGATTATCAACGGTGAGATTCCCGCAGAGAAAATCTACGAGGACGAGCACTGTATCGCCATCAATGACATCAGCCCCCAGGCGCCGGTGCACGTGCTGCTCATCCCCAAAAAAGCCATCGAAAAGCTGTCCGATGCCGAGGATGGCGATCAGGCGCTCCTGGGGCACCTGATGCTGGCTGCAGGGAGGGTTGCCCGGCAGTTGGGTGTCGCTGACGCCTTCCGGCTTATCATCAATAACGGTGAGGGCGCGGGGATGACCGTTCACCACCTGCATATGCACATTATTGCAGGCGGCACCCTCAGTGAAGGTAAAATGGTGGGCTGA